The following are from one region of the Coccinella septempunctata chromosome 7, icCocSept1.1, whole genome shotgun sequence genome:
- the LOC123316978 gene encoding uncharacterized protein LOC123316978: METPVLSKTQKKLSLTGKKAKKETIKNVVVDPHKSYWPLVETELDTLTVVLKQSLPRVKAGKINVPWRLLKDIPKDKRKNIRDIYIRKHHPVENIIKNDHLIFGVNEVTKLLESDCCSAVLVADMNPRIVVKHIIEMAVLRKVPVLVVSTLKQILKECCGLESMAVGIKKNLPDSSILRSIVEIVGKINEKYPPSINHINSKRSNIFLDIEENGSLNNVQTSENKNKQEKSVNYHLKRPSDGQRAFVPESNEDDPHKVIGIEACSISELDNVASLKMKDPTYEMVNQAMKKKNLKKSYKALVVKRLKGNKNRQKDKTKKSKKK; encoded by the exons ATGGAAACACCTGTTCTGAGTAAAACTCAGAAAAAGTTGTCTCTTACTGGAAAAAAAGCAAAGaaggaaacaataaaaaatgtaGTAGTTGATCCTCACAAGAGTTATTG gCCATTAGTCGAAACTGAATTGGATACCTTAACTGTTGTATTGAAACAGAGTCTTCCTAGAGTCAaagcaggaaaaattaacgTTCCTTGGAGGCTTTTGAAAGATATTCCTAAagataaaagaaaaaatataaggGATATATACATAAGAAAACACCATCCTGTAGAAAATATTATTAAAAA TGATCACTTAATTTTTGGAGTTAATGAAGTTACAAAATTACTTGAGTCAGATTGTTGTTCTGCAGTTTTGGTCGCTGATATGAACCCTCGAATAGTTGTGAAGCATATTATAGAAATGGCTGTACTGCGAAAAGTACCAGTTTTAGTTGTGTCTACCCTGAAGCAAATATTGAAAGAGTGTTGTGGTCTAGAGAGTATGGCTGTTGGAATCAAGAAAAATTTACCAGACTCTTCAATTTTAAGAAGTATTGTAGAAATTGTagggaaaataaatgaaaagtaTCCACCAAGTATAAACCATATAAACTCAAAAAGGAGTAATATTTTCCTGGatattgaagaaaatggaaGTCTTAATAATGTTCAAACCTCGGAAAATAAGAATAAGCAAGAGAAGTCCGTCAACTATCATCTTAAGAGACCATCTGATGGTCAAAGAGCATTTGTTCCTGAATCAAATGAAGATGATCCACATAAGGTCATTGGAATAGAAGCCTGCAGCATATCCGAACTAGATAATGTGGCATCATTAAAGATGAAAGATCCGACCTATGAAATGGTGAATCAAGCCATGAAAAAGAAAAACCTGAAAAAATCATACAAAGCTTTAGTTGTGAAGAGattgaaaggaaataaaaataGACAAAAGGATAAAACTAAGAAATCgaagaaaaaatga
- the LOC123316979 gene encoding uncharacterized protein LOC123316979 — MTIHDADINQIPVRPIATLADRREARRRKILENAENRLKKLTGVEQKSHILIDDFRPIQYEERNTDNDDTRLVNDVLPNSTSNSTDQLSSWQSSHNVNSSNGLGDWKNNKLTILIGIALMANLFTILSTIFYEDTDSSLGYNMIFLPFLGFKCLEFYLQKKGIPETNILQLFLMSNLKNNHLKRMLMYTQFLTSFTQDLCIYFFVFVCINKFIQIITIFR, encoded by the exons ATGACTATCCATGATGCTGATATAAATCAAATACCCGTGCGACCCATTGCAACTCTGGCAGATAGAAGAGAAGCAAGAAGGaggaaaattttggaaaatgcaGAAAATCGTTTGAAGAAATTAACTGGAGTGGAACAAAAATCTC ATATTCTCATCGATGATTTCCGCCCTATACAATATGAAGAAAGAAATACTGATAACGATGATACAAGGCTTGTAAACGATGTACTGCCTAATTCAACATCGAATTCTACTGATCAGCTCTCTTCTTGGCAGTCCTCACATAATGTGAACTCTTCAAATGGACTAGGAGATTGGAAGAATAATAAACTTACCATCTTGATTGGTATTGCACTGATGGCAAATTTATTCACTATATTATCAACAATTTTCTACGAGGATACTGACTCAAGTCTGGGTTATAATATGATATTTCTTCCATTTTTAGGTTTCAAATGCTTAGAATTTTATTTACAGAAAAAAGGTATTCCTGAAACTAATATTCTCCAATTATTTTTAATGTCaaatttgaagaataatcatCTTAAAAGAATGCTCATGTATACTCAGTTCTTGACTAGTTTCACTCAAGATTTGTGTATATACTTCTTTGTCTTCGTTtgtataaataaatttatacagATAATTACAATATTCAGATGA